A DNA window from Spirochaeta cellobiosiphila DSM 17781 contains the following coding sequences:
- a CDS encoding glucan biosynthesis protein — MFKHGCTVLTFLLFVNILSSWADSEVHNYEDLKLKAEALRDSPFYPSKKSQKDNEQWSYDQYRDISFDEQKRIPLGDQAAFRMDLLPSGYIYKDSIDIYIVDNDLTTVPNRGDWFLNRRTSQPFVTKGISGFKILYPLNQLDKWDEVIVFQGASYFRALPQYAQYGLSARAVAIPPQQGRKEEFPHFKSFWILAPNKSETFLTILALLDSPSLTGAFEFVVHPGRDTVIEVKASLYPRTGSLSLGIAPLTSMFLYDETNRSRFNDYRNEVHDSDNLWLRTSSDQDILRPLINPKTIQYSSFTDTPPKDFGLLQRKRKVSDYQDWEAHYEARPNLWIQPRGLWPSGTLDLIEIPTDREGMDNIVAFWKVPEINKHLPFEFNYNMYWTLNSPSSTIFKYRVMSTHIGEGTTPGSHTFVVDYEYEKDVVPSDNICSKVSSGPTKVAAFLQHNKELKLLRATFELPSTSEERDLKLALYENNKIVSEIWTYRLEK; from the coding sequence ATGTTTAAGCATGGATGTACTGTTTTAACCTTTTTATTATTTGTTAATATCCTTTCCTCCTGGGCTGATAGTGAGGTTCATAACTATGAAGATCTCAAGCTTAAAGCCGAGGCGCTAAGGGACTCCCCTTTTTATCCTTCAAAAAAATCTCAAAAAGATAATGAACAATGGTCTTATGATCAGTATAGAGACATTAGTTTTGATGAACAAAAGCGGATTCCCTTAGGGGATCAGGCTGCCTTCCGTATGGACCTTTTGCCCAGTGGTTATATCTACAAAGACAGCATAGATATTTATATCGTTGATAATGATCTTACTACTGTCCCAAATCGAGGGGATTGGTTCTTGAATCGCCGCACTTCCCAACCATTTGTGACTAAGGGTATTTCAGGCTTTAAGATTCTTTATCCTCTGAACCAATTAGATAAATGGGATGAAGTCATTGTTTTTCAAGGGGCTTCTTACTTTAGAGCGCTTCCTCAATATGCCCAGTATGGATTATCAGCTAGAGCTGTTGCTATCCCTCCTCAACAAGGAAGAAAGGAGGAGTTTCCCCATTTCAAGTCATTCTGGATCTTAGCTCCTAACAAATCAGAAACTTTCCTTACTATACTCGCCCTTCTGGATAGCCCTTCCCTTACTGGTGCTTTTGAATTTGTGGTTCATCCTGGAAGGGATACTGTTATAGAAGTTAAGGCTAGTCTTTATCCCCGTACGGGTTCTCTATCCCTTGGGATCGCCCCTCTTACTTCAATGTTTTTATATGATGAAACCAATAGATCAAGATTTAATGATTATCGGAATGAGGTCCACGATTCTGATAACTTATGGCTTCGTACAAGTTCAGATCAGGACATTCTTCGTCCCCTCATTAATCCTAAAACGATACAGTACTCCAGCTTTACAGATACACCTCCTAAGGACTTTGGTTTGCTTCAAAGAAAAAGGAAAGTATCAGATTATCAAGATTGGGAAGCTCATTATGAAGCCCGTCCTAACCTGTGGATACAGCCTCGGGGCTTATGGCCTTCTGGAACATTGGATTTGATAGAAATTCCCACTGACCGAGAGGGAATGGACAATATTGTGGCTTTCTGGAAAGTACCTGAGATCAATAAGCACCTTCCCTTTGAGTTTAACTACAACATGTATTGGACTCTTAACTCCCCCTCTTCAACAATATTTAAGTACAGGGTGATGTCTACACATATTGGTGAAGGAACAACTCCAGGAAGCCACACTTTTGTGGTTGATTATGAATATGAAAAGGATGTTGTTCCTTCGGATAACATCTGCTCTAAAGTCTCATCAGGCCCAACTAAGGTCGCGGCTTTCCTACAACACAATAAAGAACTCAAGCTATTGAGAGCAACATTTGAACTTCCTTCAACTAGTGAGGAAAGGGATTTGAAATTAGCCCTTTATGAAAACAATAAGATCGTCAGCGAAATATGGACATATAGGTTGGAGAAATGA
- a CDS encoding sensor histidine kinase, giving the protein METEYRLGSVKSIFFKIFVGLLLSSLFVLTIMSLILTFAIKTSIFSWNQGKQEDFQSVLIPIISKIHRLNGGLTENNVEEALLPYMTDSLYVYVFDKDQNPIFLFNQGQKISTEEFNKNRNIISGYSQLSFTPISDGENIIAYLSSDTIDFLASKANRAFIDTMQKTVIMGVIITLLLSSVIAFLFSSGFSKQTKLLVQGLIGLREGKREIDFPTLGIYELDQISQSVLALQKELSKEEQLRQQWMQDISHDLRTPITAVISQFEAMIDGALTLTPLRIKSLLSETRRIEALVVNLQELSRYESPGMSIHLKEVSIKDFVDDIHDRFVFLSEQKNVQFHCSGPDIITSMDESLMQRCMSNIIQNALQHSQRGGSVQMAISKGDTGLLLCVSNEGSIPESDLPHLFDRLYRGSKSRAGSGSGLGLSIAKAIVDLHKGWIKAENRDNHTFLTVYIPFL; this is encoded by the coding sequence ATGGAAACAGAATATAGATTAGGATCAGTGAAAAGTATATTCTTCAAGATTTTTGTTGGTCTTTTGTTATCCTCCCTATTTGTCCTTACGATTATGTCCCTAATCCTTACTTTTGCTATTAAAACTTCTATCTTTAGTTGGAATCAGGGGAAGCAAGAGGATTTTCAATCTGTTCTAATACCCATTATTTCTAAAATCCATCGCTTAAATGGTGGCTTAACGGAAAATAACGTAGAAGAAGCCCTACTCCCCTATATGACAGACTCTTTATATGTGTATGTCTTTGATAAGGATCAAAACCCCATCTTTTTGTTTAATCAAGGGCAGAAGATTTCTACTGAAGAATTCAATAAAAACAGGAATATTATTTCCGGCTACTCTCAGCTCTCCTTTACTCCCATATCCGATGGGGAAAACATTATAGCTTATTTATCTTCTGATACTATTGATTTCCTGGCATCCAAAGCTAACAGAGCTTTTATTGATACTATGCAGAAAACGGTAATAATGGGAGTGATTATAACCCTTCTCCTATCATCAGTGATTGCCTTTCTTTTTTCTTCGGGTTTTTCAAAACAAACAAAACTTTTAGTTCAAGGTTTGATTGGCTTACGAGAAGGTAAACGGGAAATAGACTTTCCCACCTTAGGGATATATGAGTTAGATCAAATCTCTCAGTCTGTTTTGGCATTACAAAAAGAATTAAGTAAGGAAGAACAGCTGAGGCAACAGTGGATGCAGGATATTTCCCACGATTTGAGAACCCCAATTACGGCTGTCATATCTCAATTTGAAGCTATGATCGATGGGGCACTAACTCTTACTCCCTTACGGATTAAGAGTTTACTATCAGAAACAAGACGAATTGAAGCTTTGGTTGTTAACTTACAGGAGTTGAGCCGATACGAGTCACCAGGTATGTCCATCCATCTCAAAGAGGTATCCATCAAGGACTTTGTTGATGATATACATGATCGATTTGTTTTTTTATCAGAACAGAAAAACGTTCAATTCCACTGTTCTGGGCCCGATATTATTACTTCCATGGACGAATCTTTGATGCAAAGATGTATGTCCAATATTATTCAGAATGCTCTCCAGCATTCCCAAAGGGGAGGATCTGTTCAGATGGCTATTAGTAAAGGAGACACAGGACTGCTCCTTTGTGTATCCAATGAAGGTTCTATTCCAGAATCTGATCTACCTCATTTATTTGATAGACTTTATCGAGGGAGTAAATCACGAGCTGGTTCTGGTTCTGGACTCGGTTTGTCTATAGCAAAAGCTATTGTTGATTTACATAAGGGCTGGATTAAAGCTGAAAACAGGGATAATCATACTTTCTTAACAGTGTATATTCCTTTTCTCTAA
- a CDS encoding M15 family metallopeptidase, which translates to MFVTRYLYCLIGMFLFSIILIPDLFAEDRDNTFYKEVDILKSAYPSVKFDTRFDEDKQDWMIIISSRGIEHKLYWAEGRYVSEEQWDTKESYRRLLYRFPDSLPDPKTFSRNQKDRITQFSSPNNRANGPTTNTSLFDAIYDCHTRLDVEQHIRTIYFLGFNIRAHEGLKQPLDNVQKKLVLIAKGDKEVADFIDELESGSSYSWRTIRDTSGKSFHSMGLAIDLLPIGWQGKVLYWNWEKNKGNSDWMATPLSKRWIPPQKVIDIFESEGFIWGGYWPIWDNMHFEYRPELLLWRDYLNKN; encoded by the coding sequence TTGTTCGTAACTCGTTATTTGTACTGCTTAATAGGAATGTTTCTGTTTAGTATTATCCTGATTCCGGATCTCTTTGCTGAGGATAGGGATAATACATTCTATAAAGAGGTAGATATACTAAAGTCTGCCTATCCTTCTGTTAAATTTGATACCCGTTTTGATGAAGACAAACAGGACTGGATGATTATTATCAGTAGTAGAGGTATTGAACATAAGCTCTATTGGGCAGAGGGACGATATGTAAGTGAAGAACAATGGGATACTAAAGAATCTTATAGAAGACTTCTCTATCGATTTCCCGATAGTCTTCCTGATCCTAAGACTTTTTCTCGTAATCAAAAGGACAGAATAACACAATTCAGTTCACCAAATAATAGGGCTAATGGACCTACTACCAATACTTCTCTGTTTGATGCTATCTATGATTGTCACACCAGATTAGATGTAGAACAGCATATCAGGACCATATACTTCCTTGGTTTTAATATCAGAGCACATGAGGGATTGAAACAACCTTTAGATAATGTTCAAAAGAAGCTTGTTCTAATAGCTAAGGGAGATAAGGAGGTCGCTGACTTTATTGATGAACTGGAGTCTGGTAGCAGTTATTCCTGGCGAACTATACGTGATACATCGGGTAAATCATTTCATAGTATGGGCTTAGCTATTGATTTGCTTCCCATTGGATGGCAGGGCAAAGTCCTTTACTGGAACTGGGAGAAAAACAAAGGCAATTCTGATTGGATGGCCACTCCTCTCAGCAAGCGGTGGATACCTCCTCAAAAAGTGATCGATATCTTTGAAAGTGAAGGGTTTATTTGGGGTGGATACTGGCCCATTTGGGATAATATGCATTTTGAATATCGGCCAGAACTACTCCTCTGGCGCGATTATCTAAATAAGAATTAA
- a CDS encoding PEGA domain-containing protein: MKNSFKMGIAFLLILSLSGCVTSTMVNIDTNVEGAEVYYQGQLLGKSPVQAKITNAAWKDPSVIVKKEGYRDMQYTLEKEVQPFNTAVGCLLWWPSLLWMYGPAEYQYINLYEDK; this comes from the coding sequence GTGAAAAACTCATTTAAAATGGGGATCGCATTTTTGTTGATTCTTAGTTTATCAGGTTGTGTAACTTCAACCATGGTGAATATCGATACTAATGTAGAAGGTGCAGAAGTATACTATCAAGGTCAGTTATTAGGTAAGTCGCCAGTACAGGCTAAAATTACAAATGCTGCATGGAAAGATCCTTCTGTAATTGTAAAAAAAGAAGGTTACCGTGATATGCAATACACTCTCGAGAAAGAAGTTCAACCATTCAACACTGCTGTTGGATGTCTTTTATGGTGGCCATCACTTCTATGGATGTACGGACCAGCTGAATATCAGTATATCAATTTGTACGAAGACAAATAA
- the mdoH gene encoding glucans biosynthesis glucosyltransferase MdoH — translation MLENFTYMPTLNRLKMETQSLNISPPSIRKRNLSLTTTLYRALLVFLTLVIIGIGVFYYGKALYILDFTLIKGISLALFTLNLAWIGLSCATSLIGFLSCHGIKHWKEASLGSSKTAIVMPIYNEDISDSFSSLYVMAEELIEKGLTSYFEICILSDSSDPDCISRERAVFSNMKDRLEEIPIWYRHRKDNIGKKVGNIADFVQNWGGHYDYFLVLDADSLMKAESLVTLVRRMEGDANIGLIQTIPNLMGSSSLYARLQQFASQVYGKINALGIASWSGDSGNYWGHNAIIRMVAFAESCGLPVLSGQAPWGGHILSHDFVEAAFLRRRSWKIYIAPDIDGSWEDSPPSLIESSIRDRRWMQGNLQHIKVITTKGLRSFSRLHFMIGIMGYLSSIIWFAMIGFGIATYSYESQAIVYNSYLIKTFVFTMTILLTPKILGLSYSLLNKDLDTNRRHPFFLVISFILELCISILLSPTQMLLTLKSFIEILRGKDSGWKPQNRAINQISWLDAYFFHRSPLLIALCLATYLTLYATTVVIWFLPLLVGLLLGAPLNKFTSSRRIGQFCHKINLFDISEEINPDKIITDKLIIKSRINEIHPFIREETDCAMYQYSS, via the coding sequence ATGTTAGAGAACTTTACTTATATGCCGACATTGAACCGGCTAAAAATGGAGACTCAGAGTCTTAATATAAGTCCTCCTTCTATTAGGAAACGTAACTTGAGTTTGACTACTACCTTGTATAGAGCTCTATTAGTCTTTTTAACCCTGGTCATCATAGGAATAGGAGTCTTTTATTACGGAAAGGCTTTATATATCTTGGATTTCACACTCATCAAGGGGATAAGCCTAGCTCTTTTCACATTGAACTTAGCCTGGATAGGCCTCTCTTGTGCGACCTCCCTTATTGGCTTTCTCTCCTGTCATGGCATAAAACATTGGAAGGAAGCCTCCCTCGGCTCAAGTAAGACTGCTATTGTTATGCCCATCTATAATGAAGACATTAGTGATAGTTTCTCCTCCCTTTATGTTATGGCTGAAGAACTAATAGAAAAAGGACTCACATCCTACTTTGAAATATGTATATTATCAGACTCTTCTGATCCGGATTGTATTTCTCGAGAGAGGGCGGTCTTTAGCAATATGAAAGATAGACTGGAAGAAATTCCCATTTGGTATCGTCATCGCAAGGATAATATAGGGAAGAAGGTAGGGAATATTGCCGATTTTGTTCAAAACTGGGGAGGACATTATGATTACTTCCTTGTCCTTGATGCAGATAGCTTAATGAAGGCAGAGAGTCTGGTCACACTGGTTAGACGTATGGAAGGTGATGCGAATATTGGATTGATTCAAACCATCCCCAATTTGATGGGCAGTAGTAGCCTTTATGCCCGCCTCCAACAATTTGCTTCTCAAGTATATGGAAAAATCAATGCCTTAGGAATAGCTTCCTGGTCAGGGGATTCGGGTAATTATTGGGGACATAATGCCATTATAAGAATGGTTGCTTTTGCAGAATCCTGTGGTTTGCCGGTCTTATCCGGCCAGGCCCCCTGGGGAGGTCATATTCTATCCCATGACTTTGTAGAAGCTGCGTTTCTTCGCAGAAGAAGCTGGAAAATTTATATTGCACCTGATATTGATGGATCCTGGGAAGATAGTCCACCTTCCTTAATAGAATCCTCCATAAGAGACAGAAGATGGATGCAGGGGAATCTTCAACATATTAAAGTCATTACAACAAAGGGCTTAAGAAGCTTTAGTCGTCTGCATTTTATGATTGGCATTATGGGTTATCTGTCCTCTATTATATGGTTTGCAATGATTGGTTTTGGTATCGCCACTTACAGCTATGAGAGTCAGGCTATTGTTTACAATAGTTATCTCATTAAAACCTTTGTTTTTACGATGACTATATTGTTAACCCCTAAGATCTTAGGACTAAGTTATTCCTTATTAAATAAAGATTTAGATACCAACAGAAGACATCCGTTCTTCTTAGTTATTAGTTTTATATTAGAATTGTGTATTTCAATCCTGTTATCTCCTACTCAGATGCTTCTCACGCTAAAAAGTTTTATAGAGATACTCAGAGGTAAGGATTCAGGGTGGAAACCCCAAAATAGAGCTATTAATCAGATTAGCTGGTTGGATGCTTATTTCTTTCATAGGTCTCCCTTATTGATAGCCCTCTGTTTAGCTACTTACCTAACTTTATATGCAACAACCGTAGTGATATGGTTTCTTCCCCTGTTAGTGGGGCTATTATTAGGAGCCCCACTAAATAAGTTTACATCCAGTAGAAGAATAGGGCAATTTTGTCACAAGATAAATCTCTTTGATATAAGTGAAGAAATTAACCCTGATAAGATTATCACTGATAAGCTCATAATCAAGTCAAGAATTAATGAAATACATCCTTTCATTCGTGAGGAAACTGATTGTGCTATGTATCAATATTCATCCTAG
- a CDS encoding response regulator transcription factor has product MANIVVVEDNNFIREAIVGYLQLADHNTFEYGEIQGVIQSLDDNNIDLAILDVMLPDGNGFALAREIREKSDLPIIFLTAKDSESDRILGFEIGADDYVVKPFSSRELSLRVEALLKRYKKGNKEELDSTQWILSQHKLVVDKTSHETYLNEEPVHLTGAEWKILLYLSNQANIVVTRGRILTECLNYAFEGSERTVDTHIANLRSKLGQADWIGTIRGFGYRFNGNRI; this is encoded by the coding sequence ATGGCAAACATTGTTGTTGTCGAAGATAATAATTTTATTAGGGAAGCCATAGTGGGATATTTACAGTTGGCAGACCATAATACTTTTGAATATGGAGAAATACAGGGTGTTATCCAGAGCCTGGATGATAATAATATAGATTTAGCCATACTTGATGTTATGCTCCCTGATGGTAATGGTTTTGCATTAGCTAGAGAGATTAGGGAGAAGTCTGATTTACCGATTATTTTTCTAACAGCCAAGGATTCTGAATCTGATCGCATATTGGGTTTTGAAATTGGTGCAGATGATTATGTTGTGAAACCTTTTAGCTCTAGAGAATTGTCCTTAAGAGTAGAAGCTTTATTGAAACGATACAAGAAGGGTAACAAGGAAGAATTAGATAGCACTCAGTGGATACTTTCTCAACATAAATTGGTTGTGGATAAAACATCCCATGAGACCTATTTAAATGAGGAACCTGTTCATTTAACAGGAGCAGAGTGGAAAATTCTCTTATACCTCTCAAATCAAGCCAATATTGTTGTCACACGTGGACGCATACTAACAGAGTGTTTGAATTATGCTTTTGAAGGATCTGAACGTACTGTAGATACACATATTGCTAATCTAAGATCAAAACTGGGGCAAGCTGATTGGATTGGAACCATTAGAGGCTTTGGATATAGGTTTAATGGAAACAGAATATAG
- a CDS encoding pirin family protein, translated as MSLKPIKQIIKPVRAQDGAGVELNRVFGNGFEELTDPFLLLDHFNNSDPTKASPGFPWHPHRGIETISYILDGGLQHQDSLGNTGVIRSGDVQWMTAGKGIIHQEMPTPEAPHIGHGFQLWANLPAAKKMTSPRYQDIPSLEIPEVTEDDGTKARIITGSFWGQTGPVTEIATNPLFVDFNIPPHVERSIKVDLDLNSFIYLFEGSAEFRASSQPILAPTEYMTQSGITDPIPAHPIENRNLILFDRGDEIRLKAGPKGVRFLLISGRALREPIAWHGPIVMNTRQELYQAFQDFQDGRFV; from the coding sequence ATGTCATTAAAACCGATCAAGCAAATAATAAAACCTGTACGAGCACAGGATGGTGCCGGGGTTGAACTGAACAGAGTGTTTGGAAATGGATTCGAAGAGTTAACAGACCCTTTTCTCTTATTAGACCATTTTAATAATAGTGACCCTACTAAAGCGTCTCCCGGTTTTCCTTGGCATCCCCACAGGGGTATTGAAACAATTAGTTACATTCTGGATGGTGGTTTACAGCATCAAGACAGCCTTGGTAATACAGGTGTCATCAGAAGCGGAGACGTTCAATGGATGACCGCAGGGAAGGGAATCATTCATCAGGAGATGCCAACACCAGAAGCTCCACATATTGGACATGGATTTCAACTTTGGGCTAATCTACCGGCAGCAAAAAAAATGACCTCCCCCCGGTATCAGGATATTCCTTCTCTGGAAATACCGGAAGTAACAGAAGATGATGGTACAAAAGCACGTATAATAACAGGATCTTTTTGGGGACAGACAGGACCAGTGACCGAGATAGCTACGAATCCTTTATTTGTAGATTTTAATATTCCCCCTCATGTGGAACGATCTATAAAAGTTGATTTAGATCTAAATTCCTTTATTTATCTTTTTGAAGGATCTGCTGAGTTTAGAGCTAGCTCTCAACCAATCTTGGCTCCTACAGAGTATATGACACAATCCGGGATAACTGACCCTATACCAGCTCATCCCATCGAGAATAGAAATTTAATTCTCTTCGACCGTGGTGATGAAATCCGTTTAAAAGCAGGACCTAAAGGTGTACGATTTTTACTTATTTCAGGCCGTGCGTTAAGGGAACCTATTGCCTGGCATGGCCCCATCGTTATGAATACGAGGCAAGAACTATATCAAGCCTTTCAGGATTTCCAGGATGGTCGATTTGTTTAG
- a CDS encoding alpha/beta hydrolase family protein: protein MSSSIGKREISFEDKTRENWIEKDKHRPINMVFWYPSTETKTTAIGIGPEEEPLFTVGDYALDGEVDRSYSHCRLAVISHGTGGAAYHYAWLANTLVQSGYIVVGINHHGNNLYEEYTPEGFGFWWHRSEDIHQAIHYTITESFVSALIDKNNIVLIGHSLGSYSIINALGGISHPKAYYEKYKQYIDDPDSGAIPPEIEDKASFVNLINRLIDSDHLSDVDPAYKETFIPSFSIKAVCLMAPALGETFGIDGLRPVKTPTLIVIPKVDTITPNEFNGYIYEKGLENSELLVLDNKSDHYTFLATATVAGKALHPIFCQDHPSIDRDEIHSTVASAVLDFFDKHIS from the coding sequence ATGAGTAGTTCCATTGGTAAAAGAGAAATATCCTTTGAAGATAAAACGAGAGAAAATTGGATAGAAAAGGACAAACATCGTCCTATCAATATGGTTTTTTGGTATCCCTCAACAGAAACAAAGACCACTGCTATTGGTATTGGTCCAGAAGAAGAGCCCTTATTTACAGTAGGTGACTATGCTTTGGATGGGGAAGTTGACAGGAGCTACTCCCATTGTCGATTAGCAGTCATATCACATGGAACAGGGGGAGCGGCCTATCATTATGCCTGGTTAGCCAATACCCTAGTTCAATCAGGCTATATTGTGGTGGGAATAAATCATCATGGTAATAATCTATATGAAGAATATACACCTGAAGGTTTTGGATTTTGGTGGCATAGATCGGAAGATATTCATCAAGCTATTCACTACACCATCACAGAATCTTTTGTTAGTGCCCTAATAGACAAGAATAACATTGTACTTATAGGTCATTCCCTGGGAAGCTATAGTATTATAAATGCCCTCGGAGGTATTTCTCATCCAAAGGCTTATTATGAGAAATACAAACAATACATAGATGATCCTGACTCTGGGGCTATTCCCCCTGAAATAGAAGATAAAGCAAGCTTTGTTAATTTGATTAATAGGTTAATCGATAGTGATCATTTGAGTGATGTTGATCCGGCTTATAAAGAAACTTTTATTCCCTCCTTTAGTATTAAAGCAGTATGCCTTATGGCACCTGCTTTGGGAGAGACTTTTGGAATAGATGGTTTAAGACCTGTTAAAACCCCGACGCTCATTGTTATTCCTAAGGTGGACACCATTACTCCTAATGAGTTTAACGGATATATATATGAGAAAGGCTTAGAGAACAGTGAGTTACTGGTCCTCGATAATAAGTCAGATCATTATACTTTTCTAGCAACGGCCACAGTGGCGGGCAAAGCTCTTCACCCCATATTCTGTCAAGATCATCCTTCCATAGATAGGGATGAGATACATTCTACTGTCGCTTCAGCTGTGCTTGATTTTTTTGACAAACATATATCTTAA
- a CDS encoding ATP-dependent 6-phosphofructokinase codes for MSQKLNFAVEYLGDRKVKSPLDPEGKRVNFVTDEEFIRFDIYANMGQEPRELDHSDLLEKAGPRENLYFHPGHVHAGIVTCGGLCPGLNDVIRSIVRNLWYIYGVKRITGIQYGYRGFLAKYDLPTMELTPEVVEDIHKMGGSILGSSRGGNDIPAIVDSIERMNLNILFPIGGDGTQSGALAIAEEIQRRGLKVSVVGVPKTIDNDLSFIQKSFGFETAVSKAVEAVYSAHVEASDAINGIGVVKVMGRESGFIAAHSALASNDVNFCLIPEVEFDLDGDNGLLGHLKKRLAARNHAVILVAEGCGQRHLVSANETDESGNKKLSDIGIYIRDRVNAYFKEEGIEVHVRYIDPSYMIRSAPADPNDSSYCSRLGANAVHAAMAGKTKVLISLWSNKFVHLPMKMAVSRRNYVNPKGSLWRDVLETTRQPVSMLNE; via the coding sequence ATGAGCCAAAAGCTTAATTTTGCTGTAGAGTATTTAGGTGATCGGAAGGTTAAATCACCCTTGGATCCCGAAGGTAAACGGGTTAACTTTGTAACTGACGAAGAATTTATCCGATTTGATATTTATGCCAATATGGGGCAAGAACCTCGAGAACTAGATCATAGTGATTTGCTTGAAAAGGCAGGTCCTCGTGAGAATTTATATTTTCATCCAGGTCATGTTCACGCTGGTATCGTTACCTGTGGTGGGCTGTGTCCCGGACTTAATGATGTAATTAGATCAATAGTACGTAATCTATGGTACATATATGGGGTAAAAAGAATTACTGGTATTCAATATGGTTATCGTGGTTTTCTTGCTAAATATGACCTGCCTACTATGGAACTGACCCCAGAAGTTGTTGAAGATATTCACAAGATGGGTGGTTCTATTCTCGGATCCAGTCGTGGTGGTAATGATATTCCAGCGATTGTTGATTCCATAGAACGAATGAATCTCAATATATTATTTCCCATTGGTGGAGATGGAACTCAATCAGGTGCTTTAGCTATTGCAGAAGAAATACAGAGACGTGGTTTAAAAGTGTCCGTTGTGGGAGTTCCTAAGACTATTGATAATGATTTGAGTTTTATACAGAAATCTTTTGGCTTCGAAACAGCTGTATCGAAAGCTGTGGAGGCTGTTTATAGTGCACATGTTGAAGCAAGTGATGCTATTAATGGAATCGGTGTCGTAAAAGTCATGGGAAGGGAATCAGGTTTTATAGCCGCCCATTCTGCTCTAGCCTCTAATGATGTTAATTTTTGTCTTATACCTGAAGTTGAGTTTGATCTTGATGGAGATAATGGATTATTAGGTCATTTGAAAAAACGTTTAGCTGCTCGTAATCATGCTGTTATTCTTGTAGCAGAAGGTTGCGGGCAACGACATCTTGTCAGTGCAAATGAAACAGATGAGTCGGGTAACAAAAAACTCAGTGACATTGGTATTTATATCAGGGATAGGGTAAATGCCTACTTTAAAGAAGAAGGTATAGAAGTCCATGTTCGTTATATAGATCCAAGTTATATGATCCGGAGTGCTCCTGCAGATCCTAATGATAGTTCTTATTGTAGTCGTTTAGGAGCAAATGCTGTACACGCTGCCATGGCCGGGAAAACAAAAGTATTAATAAGCTTGTGGTCTAATAAGTTCGTGCATTTGCCCATGAAAATGGCTGTATCCAGACGTAACTATGTCAATCCAAAGGGTAGTTTATGGCGGGATGTTTTGGAAACCACTAGACAGCCTGTTAGTATGCTTAACGAATAA